In Gammaproteobacteria bacterium, the genomic window CCGGCCTGTATAAATCCCAGAAAGTAGTCAAACTCGATCTTCTCGTAGAATCCACCGACCGTGTAATGCAGGCGGCTGTCAGCCAGTGACTGCAGACGCAATTCGATGCTGGTCCGATCCCAATTGAAAAGGCTCTTGTTAATCTCCTCGCCACTGGTGCAATCAGTATTAGGCAAAGCTTGTCCGTAATAAGGGCTGGTGTAGTCACAGCCATAGTAGCGGGCGAAGGTCAGGTACTGGCCATAGGCGTGGTATCCTGTCTCATACTCCACATCGCGATCACTAAAAGCAACCGTGCCAACCAGCCTGTGATCGGCGAATTCACCGTCGACAGTCAGGGCGAACTGAGTAAACTCGTCGTCAGTGGAATCGTCGCTAAAACGTTGGACATTACGTTCACCCACGTCGGCCAAGCCAGCGCCCTGTTCCCAGACACCCTCTGACTCCAGTTTCTGGTAGATTATGCTTGCGTCAGCGACCCAATTTTCGCTGAGGTCGACCCGCAGGGCTGCACGCAGACCGGCTTTAGTAAGTTCATTAATATCGTCTGCAGCGAAGGCATCATTGGTTTTTGTGAACGACGTACCAGGCAAACCAGTAAACGATGCCGTCAGAGCATACGTATACGAGCCGCCCGGCACATTATCGATCCAACCGCCTTCATCCAGGTACCACCCAACCAGCCGAATGGCTGCACTCTCGCCCAACGGAACGTTGACAAAAGCTTCCCCTGTATAACCGGTGTCGCCATCTGTCATACCGTTACCCTGGACATCAAAGCCGCCGGAAAATTTCTCGGCATCGGGCTTATTGGTAATGTAGCGCACGGTGCCGGATTGGGAACTGGCGCCAAACAAGGTCCCCTGCGGGCCGCCCAGGGCCTCGATGCGCTCCATATCATAGATATGGATAGGGAGATTGGCTCCAATTGATGTTACCGGTGCCTCATCGAGATAAACGCCGACACTGGGCTGTGACCCGGACGGGTTAGCATCGCCACCGTCGGCCGCTCCGCGCATGATTATAGTTGCCCCGCTCGCCCCCCCCTTATTTTTGAAGGACAAGTTTGGCGCCATCCGGGCAAAATCGGCAAAGTCTTGTATGCCCAGCTCTTCGAGTCCGGTGTTGTCTATCGCCGTCACGGCGATGGGCACGTCCTGCAAATTCTCCGAACGCTTCTGGGCGGTTACAATGATTTCCTCAAGCACCGCTCCCTGGACCTCTTGGGCCGGTGCCGGCTGTGGCATTGCCAGTGCGCTGGAAACAACGGCGGCTGCGAGATACTGGTTACGTCTGGATTGAATATGGGTTTTTACCGCATGCGAAACTGCGCTGCGGCGCGGTTGTGGATCACGCTGTTTGGTGGTCTTGGCTATCACTCTTAGCTCCCCCGTTAGGAATAAGAAAAGATCAACCGGCCTTAAGCTACCGACTTTTTTGTTCAGTTAGACAGGATTAAATTCCATTTGCGGCATCAGGTAAACGTAAGAAAAAAGTCTCATTTGCGTAACATTTTGATCACGTAAGTTTTCCGTCACCCTTGAGATGATGTTTAGACGCATTTCGCGAGAATTTCCATGTCCGCCTCGTAGGAATCCGGTCCCAGCGGCCCGAAAGAGAAGCGCATGAAGTGCTCAAGCGGGCCGTTTATGCGGCGTGCCATGTCACACAGGCGGCCCGGCAGGATGCCCGCGTCGTGCTC contains:
- a CDS encoding TonB-dependent receptor — encoded protein: MLEEIIVTAQKRSENLQDVPIAVTAIDNTGLEELGIQDFADFARMAPNLSFKNKGGASGATIIMRGAADGGDANPSGSQPSVGVYLDEAPVTSIGANLPIHIYDMERIEALGGPQGTLFGASSQSGTVRYITNKPDAEKFSGGFDVQGNGMTDGDTGYTGEAFVNVPLGESAAIRLVGWYLDEGGWIDNVPGGSYTYALTASFTGLPGTSFTKTNDAFAADDINELTKAGLRAALRVDLSENWVADASIIYQKLESEGVWEQGAGLADVGERNVQRFSDDSTDDEFTQFALTVDGEFADHRLVGTVAFSDRDVEYETGYHAYGQYLTFARYYGCDYTSPYYGQALPNTDCTSGEEINKSLFNWDRTSIELRLQSLADSRLHYTVGGFYEKIEFDYFLGFIQAGMASTLTIPNTPFSNVFFRTDQAREDTQIAVFGEVSYDLTDALSVTAGIRWFDEESQLSGVVGWGDVCNISFFAVPIFNDCTTGLTPATRFRDNDDSVDLKYSNTDAIYKGNISWNIDDEKMVYFTYSEGYRPGGLNREPALIALGLQEFKPDLMTNYEIGWKTEWLDQRLRFNGAAYLMDWDDIQFTIYEFGLSACCGNTYNLATARINGVEFDLTYLVSDALTVSLAGAYNDAETTADFILPNGNFSVPDGQRLPNIPEFQGVVNARYEFELANYDAYAQLNWSYTGDSLSEIRPPRVTGTAFEPRFPGDFENYVQDSYNIGNFRAGINLAGWGVDVFVNNLTDTNAILYASPRNYENTAVVNRPRTYGVNVWKRF